The segment ctgttccCAACACCAAGGCCACTTAGCAAGATTTCCTTAAAGctgttttaagttttatattttcatacttAGATCTTTATATGAGACTTACTTTCATGCCTGATGTGAGGTAAGGATTTAATTTTATCTTGTTCTACATGAGAGACCAATTGTACAATGCCATTCATTGTCTGGTGGATGCTCTCCCACTGATTTATGACACCCCTCTTTCACATACAGTTCCCATACACAGACAGGTGTGTTTCTGGGCTCTCAACTCTGTTCCATTGCTCTATTTGTCTATCTTTCTTGTACATTATTACAGCTTTATAATAAGTTATATATAATGTAAGTTATCATaagttataaattatattaaataaggtATAATGGGTTTTCATTACTGTCTTTGTAAAACTTTCTTTGTAAAAACCTAAATACTTTGAAAAGACATGACAATATAATCAACTCTTTTTTTAGAACAGAATGAGTGTATGTACTTAATCACATtatctcctccccatccccttcccCAAGTGTAGAAAACAAGCCTAAAAACTAACTTGAAATCACAACTTTTGTCTTTTCTAAGAACtgcaaaaaaggaaggaaagaaggaaggaggaaagtgcCCCTCAGCCAGAGGCTGGAGACCACCATCCCCAGTTCCTTAAACTCACTCTGATACGGGCGTTCTAGTACACATGATGAAACCTAAGACAACTCCCACCACTACCACCTCTCTGAGAGCTGCCCCTCGATCAGCGGGGGAGAAGGGAATCTGTGACGCTCAGGGAGCGGACGGGAGAGCCTGTGACAGTCAGGCAGGAGGGTCAAGGCGGGGTGATGTCCACGGACAGACACAGCTGAGGCCCGTGACACTCGGCTGGGGCGGAAGGAGCCTCCAAGAGGCTATGGGGAGGGGCGCTGAGAGAACTATCTCAACGGGCTCCCAGTGTCAGTGACACGTTTAAGGGTACGTAGTTTCATCAAGGTTTTGACCTGCTGTTTCTTCCTGTGGACATGCAGTCCATATCATAATGGGAGAGAGGAACCTGATTTCTTCCCTGTGCAATTAGGTGAGTGAAGAGTTGAATGGAACAGAGTCATTGTTTTTAGAGGATGTTGCAAATACCAAGCAGTGAGTCCTGGAAACTCCTGGGAGCAGGTATTTAATCTCCCCTCTGGAAACGTTCTCAACACTGACTACCTATCAACATGTGACTGCCTGGGTACTATGCACAGGCACTGGGACTGAAGAGAAGGGTGCTCGGTAGCTCCATTAAGCTGCCCTGAGCATTACAAAAGTACATGAGTAAACCAGGTAAGCATCTACTCCACTTACCTTCTTTTAAGAAGtctacaacaaactgtggaaaatttttacagagatgagaataccagaccattttacctgcctcctgagaaacctgtaagaaggtcaagaagcaagagttagaatgggacatggaactattgactggttcaaaactgggaaaggagtacatcaaagctgtatattatcaccttgcttatttaaaatatgtgaaatgccaggctggatgaatcatgaGCTGGAATCTagactgctgggaaaaatatcaacaacctcagatatgcagatgataccactctaatggcagaaagtcaagaggaactaaagagcctcttgatgaggtgaaagaggagagtgaaaaagctgacttaaaactcaacattctgccacaagggtggtgtcatctgcgtatctgaggttattaatatttctcccagcagtcttgactctagcttgtgcttcatccagctcagcattttgcatgatgtactactctgcatataagttaagtaagaagggtgacaatatacagccttgacatactccttttccccatttggaaccagtctgatgtttcatgtccagttctaactgttgcttcctgacctgcatacagttttctcaagtggcaggtcaggaggtctggtattcacatctcttaaagaattttccacagttttttgtgatccacacagtcaaaggcttttgcgtagtcaacaaagcaaaagtagattttttctggaactctcttgctttttcgatgatccaacggatattggcaatttgatctctggttcctctgccttttctaaatccagcttgaacatctggaagttcatgattcacatactattgaagcctggcttggagaattttgagcattactttgctagcatgtgagataagtacaattgtgtggtagtttgaacattctttggcattgcctttctttgggattggaataaaaatggatgtgttccagtcctgtggccactgctgagttttccagatttgctgtactactcagtcataaaaaagaatgagataatggtGTTtgcagcctggtggctcagatggtaaagaatctgcctgcaatgcaggagaccaaggttcagtccctgggttaggaagatcccctgtagaagggaatggcaacccactccagtactctggcctagaaaatcccatggacagaggagcctggcaggctacagtccatagagtcacaaagaattaacacaactgagtaactatcacacacacatagatgcaACTAGCgactgtcatactaagtgaagttagaaagagaaagacataccatatgatatcacttatacatggaatctaaaatatggcacaaatgaacctacctacaaaacagaaacagattcatggaCACAGAGAGCAGATTCGTGGCTGCCAATGGGGATGGGGCAAGGAAGAGGGACAGACTGGGAaactgggtggctcagacagtaaagaatcagcctgcaatgcaggagacctgggttcgatccctgggttgggaggataccctggaggagggcatggcaacccactccagtattcctacctggagaattccatggacagaggagcctgggaggctacagtccatggggctgcaaagagtcagactcaactgagcaacctGGCACACAAACAGAGGAAAtgattacatttagaatggataaataacaaggtcctaccgtgtagcacagagaactatattcagtacccTGTGATAAaagatgatggaaaagaatataaaaaaagaatgtatgtatgtgtataactgagtcactctgcgtATAGCAGAGACTGgtgcaacactgtaaattaactatatgtcaataaaaaaagGGAGAGTTCCTGCACAAAATCATAAAGGAagctgtgtgtatatacatatatttaagagATTTACACATTTAAAACTCAACTTATaatgcaataaaaatttaaatttatgacaAATGCTCCAAATTTacataaaaatctcaaaaattaatagaatccGAACCACTTGGAGATAGTCAATAATTCTTCTAACAATGGATGTCCTCTTTATGCATGACTACTAAGATTTGAGTTGAGCTTTATAATAGAGCTAACATGAAAATTAGTAATTTTATCCACACCTTGTTAACATTTTATAACTTTGTGAGTTTACTTCTGAATAGAAATAAGAATGGCTTTCCAATAGGGAAAcagattttttggggggagggagcaTGCTGTagcctatgggatcttagtttcatgACCATGGACTGAACCAAGGGCCAccggcagtggaagcactgagtcctaaccactggaccaccagggtactCCCAGGAAATAGAATTTAAATGGTATCagtaaaactaaacaaaatggacagtttatttttgtttctggctGACTCAAGTCATTTGTCAAATTAGGGGTATAAATAAGCCAGAATCACAACTATTTAAGTGAAAAGGTACTACTtatatcctatagatatcaagaatCAAATTTCTTAGAAAAAACTTTCACCAGCCTAATAAAGACAATGTTGTGTCTAATGATGTGAAGATTAAGTCAAAGACCATTTTGTGATTAAGTGATTGAAGTAAAACAAGAAAGGAAGGACAAGAGAAAGAGAGCCcaaggaatgggagaaaatatttacaaaatgtacATTTAATAAAAGAGTTAAAGCTAGAATTCACAGAACCCTTACAACTCACCAATAAAATGGCAACATAactagaaaatgggcaaaggatctgaatggattttctcaaaagaagatacacagataaaAACCACAAGATACCACTTTACACACCCAgcaggataattttttttaaatggaaaacaagtgttggtgagcatATGGAGAAACAGGAATCATTTAAAATTGTTGGTGAGACTGTAAAATGGTGAAGATGCTTTGGAACACAGTTTGGCagctcctcaaaaagttaaacatagagttaccatatgacccagagaTTCCACTTCTAGACAGTTgcccaacagaaatgaaaatgtatgttcaCATAAAAACATGTACATAAATTACATTAGCAGCAATATttaccacagccaaaaaatggacacaacttaagtgtccatcagttgataaaggaaaaacaaaatgtggtctatccatacaatgaaatattatttaataatgaaatggaaaataatgctGATAGACACTACCAGATAGattaaccttaaaaaaattatGCTAAGTACAAGAAGGCTGTCACAAAAGGCCATAAAATAAgaatccatttatatgaaatgtgcaCAACAGGCAGATCTATAGAGACAGAAGTAGATTAGCAGTTGACAGGGGCtgtgagaaggggaaaaaatgactgctaatgggtattgggtttctttctggggtgatgaaaatattccaaaattagATAGTGGCGATAGTtatacaactctgtgaatataccaaAAAACACCAAATTGTAAAACTTTAAAAGAGTTATTTTAAGGTACATGAATTTTATATCAATAAAgctgttcttttaaaaagaaagaaaaatgaataaactgaaaACCATAATTCTGAATCAGATATGAGTATTTTccttgtatattttattattaataccaAGATTGTATTTGGAAATCATAAATTGAAGATTTCCTTTTGGAATCTTAAAGCTAACACTAAAATGGGGAAatatgtttgcaaagtaatgtcttccTAACTTTCAGGAAGTTAGAGGGCAAAAGCATAGATATCTCAGGCTTCCAGAAGCTTTTCCTAAAATACATGACTTTATGAGAAGAactaaaatgaaaccaaaatgtgTCACGAATGTATGCTTTCTACATAGTACTCTGCATGTCTGTTCATCCCTTCCATGTTTCTGCTTCTGGCCTATCAGATTTGAATCATGAACCCAAAAGCATGACACTCAAACCCCTTCTATATAACAACAGCTCAgattaaataaatactgaatgcTAGAATTTCAGAACATTTACCATGTTGGAATTACAGACAGGGGCCTCATATAACTATTTTCTTCTCCTCTCAATCCATTCTAGTTAGATCCATGTATTTCAGAAATGCAAGTTATCtgattattatatattttgagaaaaaagatAAACTACTTCTTCcagatatatttgtttttttttttttaaacctgtctTAAATTGCCACACCACTAAAATGAATAAAGGGCTAAATTGGTTCCAATAAAtaatattgggaaaaaaaatattaggtttattttcattatatgccTAACCCAACATCATTTTGGCTTCAAAACTGTAACCAAATACCTTGATACTGATAGTAGAGCAAAgctttcaaaaatcattttactATATAAAAATTCAGCTTCAGATCAGATACAAACCTTAAATCTAGCCACGTGATATCATCAGCACAAGCCTACAGCTATTCTCTCAGCCCTGAGGTGCACCGACTGGATGATGAATTTCCTTTTTATATCACCTGAATGCATTATATTTCGTTATTTCTATCTTTCTGAGAATAACGAAGGCCCAAACTCTAGCGAACCGGGCCAGCGGTTGTAGGCGTGCTGACGGCGCACAATGCCCTGATGTGCGTGAACGAGGGGCTGCCGCCTCCCGCGCCATACCTGGGATGCACTGGGCCATGGCCTCGGTGGTTATGCTTGGAGCGACTGTGGGCTGCTGCTGACTGGAGCTCACTTCCGGCTCTGTGTTAACTGAGGGAGAAAGGGCCACCTCACAGGAGGAGACCTGGCTGGGCAGATGGGACAGGAACTCTTCGGAAGCAACTTGTTCATCCTGTCCCGGCAGCTGCAGGGCAGACAGAGGGATGCTGATCTGTTTGTTAGGATGGGATGTGCTCACGGGCATCTGCATGGCCACGTGCGGGCTGGTGCCATGGGCACCAGGGGGTCCTCTGTTAGGTGACGCCAGAGATACCCTGGTGGTCTTCTGGACGACTGGTCTAGACATCACAGAGGGGGATGCGGACACACCATGTGGGTCCAGCTCTGTGCCGATGGCGGATGTTACGTGGGAAATCAGTTTAGCAGACCCTAAGGAGGGACCAGCATGAGTCTGAGACTTGGGTTTTGCCATCTGTGTCAATGACAGGGCTGGTCCATCTACACCTCCAGTCAGCTCTGCATTCGCCACAATATAGTAATCTTCGGGAATTTCTTGTTTGATCTTCTTAATGATGACATCACTGCTGCATTCATCAATCATTTGAGTCTGGGAGCTCGAATGGAGAGAAGATGGGACTATTCCAGGCCTCTTTCGTGCAATGCTTTGAGGCCTCTGCGGTTGGGGTTCAAAGTCACTATCTTCATCTGTAACAGAAGACTCACAAACCATGTCAAACAGAGTGTTTTCATCTTCATACTCTTCAACAGCTTCATCCAGTTCAGAGGGTTCActgcaataagagaagtcacAAGAGTCTCTGGTCCGATTACAGTCTAGCTTTGTTTTCACTGGTCTCCCAGGGTACCTTTCAACAGGGCTAGTTTGAGTCTCAGAGGGCACGCCAATTATACTGGGACTATCAGAGTTAAAACTTCTGTTATCCTGGAAACAGACCCTTTCTTGGGAGCCAGCTCTGCAAGTAGCTGTCAGTGGCCAGTGATAAGCATGGCCTGCACTACAGCCCCACATTGCTGTCAGGTTCCCATGGGAACCTTCTGAAAGTAAATGTTTCAGGTTTGGAATGAGGCTGCAAATGGTCCCATGGCTGTGGGCCCAGCTGACCAATTTGGATAGATTCTCAGATGAGGTATGAAGGCAATCCTCCATGTTACAGGATCAGCAGTGTCCTTcctaaaaggaaataatcaaaataagaagCCATTATTACCCAATATATTCCCAGATCTCAATCACTTCAATTTCCATGAACTATGATTAGCTGGCACACAATAAAAGTAATAGTTAATATCATGTATATGGGCAGAGACTGGAAGAGAatgtagggaaaaaataaaaacagtttatgGTTTCTGGCTGTGGGATTTGAGAATTATCTGTTATTTCCTTTATTGTTATTAGTATAATGTctacacaagaaaaaaaagtgaaaaaaaaaaccaagcaataAAAAAGAGGTGAACTTTTTCATAGCACACTTTAGTTTCAAAGTTACAAAGAGATAGGTTCAATTAACCAGGAGGATGAATTTCTAATTTCACCTTCCACCACCATAAACTTCATTACTAGAGGAAGATCCATTCTAGGCTTAGATCCATTCTAGGATGGATGGGAGAGAAGGGATGTCTGACTATTTTCTGCTAGACACCAGAAAACAAATGACATTACTGGGAGTCCATGAAGAAAATGTGGGGCTAAATCTGAGATGTGGGGAAGAAAACTCTTTtaacagagaagggaaaacagacTGAAAGGAGAGCCACTAGAGGCCCCTGCTGGGACGGGGTGCAGGCAGGCTGCAGACCAGAAGCAAGGATGGGTAGGATGGGTGCCAGACCCTAACCAAGTCTTAGGAGCAGGCTTCCCATCTTCTTgctgtctgaaattcctgaaacACTGTCTTATCTCACAATTCAGAGGTAAAAAGATTCATCCGGTATATTTTACCATCTTAGGTTCCTATACACACAAGTTGGTATATAACCAACtaccaaaatagaaataaatcattCTTTATTGGACAGAGGTCAAAAAGAATACTTGTTACGGGTACTTGACTGGGTAAGAATAAGGACAACATAATGggcaaaaaaagtgaaaaaaggtaCAGACGGAATCCATGTGTGACTGGAAACGTCTAATAAGGCTCTGACAAAAGGAAGACCCTGGGAAGAACTAGCAAGAAGGAACACGGATCTTGATGTGTGTTCCCTGGTCATCGGCAGCTGTGAGTGACAAGAGGCACTCGCTGGTGGTGCGCTCTGTACTACGGTGCCACGGTCCAACTGCAATGCCATGTGACCCTATGAAAGGTGAATTTGAGCCTCCATTCTCTGCCCTGCCTCCATGGCACACCATCAGCAGAGTTTGGTAAATTCAAACCCTTTAACGTGTTTCATAACATGTGCGCTACAGCCTCTCTAACACAGCCACGGCCAGTCGACCTCCCGAGCCTCATTTTCTACCATGGttttctcttgcatttcttgTGGTCTCCTCCTCCCTAAAAACAGTTTCTCACTGCCCCTGGGCCGCTAAAAA is part of the Cervus elaphus chromosome 16, mCerEla1.1, whole genome shotgun sequence genome and harbors:
- the KIAA1958 gene encoding uncharacterized protein KIAA1958 homolog isoform X1, whose amino-acid sequence is MEDCLHTSSENLSKLVSWAHSHGTICSLIPNLKHLLSEGSHGNLTAMWGCSAGHAYHWPLTATCRAGSQERVCFQDNRSFNSDSPSIIGVPSETQTSPVERYPGRPVKTKLDCNRTRDSCDFSYCSEPSELDEAVEEYEDENTLFDMVCESSVTDEDSDFEPQPQRPQSIARKRPGIVPSSLHSSSQTQMIDECSSDVIIKKIKQEIPEDYYIVANAELTGGVDGPALSLTQMAKPKSQTHAGPSLGSAKLISHVTSAIGTELDPHGVSASPSVMSRPVVQKTTRVSLASPNRGPPGAHGTSPHVAMQMPVSTSHPNKQISIPLSALQLPGQDEQVASEEFLSHLPSQVSSCEVALSPSVNTEPEVSSSQQQPTVAPSITTEAMAQCIPDQDERAAELSREQNEKTIRSTQTALRNFREFLISKYPSETREIYVIPCKELDAYLASFFVDARQKDGSEYEPNSLANYQCGLERYLKEHRYGYSITRDKEFKRSQEALKQKQIELRCKGKGNKPHKSMKLTFADELILRKRGLLSRYNPEGLLNLVWLNNTKAFGHCTGFHGSTLKWGDIRLRVTETGLEYLEWMGQDTGDLNAKTKRGGTDSRVYATQHAPQTCPVQDYKEYAQRRPPAMRYEDAPFYLSIKPVVNLAALHWYNCQALGKNKLAKMVKTMCEKGNIPGRKTNFSVYQSCSTLSEAQSNQLVLICNSLSQQAAQSVAGHSSSGNFIVSASYDSSSDTA
- the KIAA1958 gene encoding uncharacterized protein KIAA1958 homolog isoform X3, whose translation is MEDCLHTSSENLSKLVSWAHSHGTICSLIPNLKHLLSEGSHGNLTAMWGCSAGHAYHWPLTATCRAGSQERVCFQDNRSFNSDSPSIIGVPSETQTSPVERYPGRPVKTKLDCNRTRDSCDFSYCSEPSELDEAVEEYEDENTLFDMVCESSVTDEDSDFEPQPQRPQSIARKRPGIVPSSLHSSSQTQMIDECSSDVIIKKIKQEIPEDYYIVANAELTGGVDGPALSLTQMAKPKSQTHAGPSLGSAKLISHVTSAIGTELDPHGVSASPSVMSRPVVQKTTRVSLASPNRGPPGAHGTSPHVAMQMPVSTSHPNKQISIPLSALQLPGQDEQVASEEFLSHLPSQVSSCEVALSPSVNTEPEVSSSQQQPTVAPSITTEAMAQCIPAYSTKLNKFPVFNINDDLNDLCTSAVSPNTTKATRYALNVWRYWCMTNGLKDHTDITKVFVAAHRLSLVAVSRGCSSSWCPGFSLRWLLLLRSAGSRCAGPRSCDSRIR
- the KIAA1958 gene encoding uncharacterized protein KIAA1958 homolog isoform X5, with protein sequence MEDCLHTSSENLSKLVSWAHSHGTICSLIPNLKHLLSEGSHGNLTAMWGCSAGHAYHWPLTATCRAGSQERVCFQDNRSFNSDSPSIIGVPSETQTSPVERYPGRPVKTKLDCNRTRDSCDFSYCSEPSELDEAVEEYEDENTLFDMVCESSVTDEDSDFEPQPQRPQSIARKRPGIVPSSLHSSSQTQMIDECSSDVIIKKIKQEIPEDYYIVANAELTGGVDGPALSLTQMAKPKSQTHAGPSLGSAKLISHVTSAIGTELDPHGVSASPSVMSRPVVQKTTRVSLASPNRGPPGAHGTSPHVAMQMPVSTSHPNKQISIPLSALQLPGQDEQVASEEFLSHLPSQVSSCEVALSPSVNTEPEVSSSQQQPTVAPSITTEAMAQCIPDQDERAAELSREQNEKTIRSTQTALRNFPYSTKLNKFPVFNINDDLNDLCTSAVSPNTTKATRYALNVWRYWCMTNGLKDHTDITKIPAVKLNELLENFYVTVKKSDGSDFLATSLHAIRRGLDRILKNAGVGFSITSSTFSSSTKKLKEKLWVLSKAGMSGARSRNIVYFSLSDEEEMWQAGCLGDDSPITLLSTVVKYNSQYLNMRTLQEHADLMYGDIELLKDPQNQSYFARTDSVKRESRSASARVCHGKIYHEHSRGHKQCPYCLLYKYMYVHRPPSQMEAKSPFYLTARKEGADMGRVWYEEQRMGLRSLRGVVPNLAKKVKLENCENFTFVSFTQVSRRLSSHGCCQ
- the KIAA1958 gene encoding uncharacterized protein KIAA1958 homolog isoform X2, coding for MEDCLHTSSENLSKLVSWAHSHGTICSLIPNLKHLLSEGSHGNLTAMWGCSAGHAYHWPLTATCRAGSQERVCFQDNRSFNSDSPSIIGVPSETQTSPVERYPGRPVKTKLDCNRTRDSCDFSYCSEPSELDEAVEEYEDENTLFDMVCESSVTDEDSDFEPQPQRPQSIARKRPGIVPSSLHSSSQTQMIDECSSDVIIKKIKQEIPEDYYIVANAELTGGVDGPALSLTQMAKPKSQTHAGPSLGSAKLISHVTSAIGTELDPHGVSASPSVMSRPVVQKTTRVSLASPNRGPPGAHGTSPHVAMQMPVSTSHPNKQISIPLSALQLPGQDEQVASEEFLSHLPSQVSSCEVALSPSVNTEPEVSSSQQQPTVAPSITTEAMAQCIPAYSTKLNKFPVFNINDDLNDLCTSAVSPNTTKATRYALNVWRYWCMTNGLKDHTDITKIPAVKLNELLENFYVTVKKSDGSDFLATSLHAIRRGLDRILKNAGVGFSITSSTFSSSTKKLKEKLWVLSKAGMSGARSRNIVYFSLSDEEEMWQAGCLGDDSPITLLSTVVKYNSQYLNMRTLQEHADLMYGDIELLKDPQNQSYFARTDSVKRESRSASARVCHGKIYHEHSRGHKQCPYCLLYKYMYVHRPPSQMEAKSPFYLTARKEGADMGRVWYEEQRMGLRSLRGVVPNLAKKVKLENCENFTFVSFTQVSRRLSSHGCCQ
- the KIAA1958 gene encoding uncharacterized protein KIAA1958 homolog isoform X4, encoding MEDCLHTSSENLSKLVSWAHSHGTICSLIPNLKHLLSEGSHGNLTAMWGCSAGHAYHWPLTATCRAGSQERVCFQDNRSFNSDSPSIIGVPSETQTSPVERYPGRPVKTKLDCNRTRDSCDFSYCSEPSELDEAVEEYEDENTLFDMVCESSVTDEDSDFEPQPQRPQSIARKRPGIVPSSLHSSSQTQMIDECSSDVIIKKIKQEIPEDYYIVANAELTGGVDGPALSLTQMAKPKSQTHAGPSLGSAKLISHVTSAIGTELDPHGVSASPSVMSRPVVQKTTRVSLASPNRGPPGAHGTSPHVAMQMPVSTSHPNKQISIPLSALQLPGQDEQVASEEFLSHLPSQVSSCEVALSPSVNTEPEVSSSQQQPTVAPSITTEAMAQCIPAYSTKLNKFPVFNINDDLNDLCTSAVSPNTTKATRYALNVWRYWCMTNGLKDHTDITKIVSTCDHKGIEGSRITLL